One genomic segment of Hordeum vulgare subsp. vulgare chromosome 2H, MorexV3_pseudomolecules_assembly, whole genome shotgun sequence includes these proteins:
- the LOC123429302 gene encoding probable cystathionine gamma-synthase 2, with protein MARSSSPIANNGSSTEQRRLLRARRSSKRVTAFSPEALRGATLPGAEPEHPAGVVAAATAPKRDSTLFDETLAVHAGEKMGKNGSMDTDSIATPIVSGTTHWFKNSDDLIAFKEGRRHSFEYGRYGNPTVKVLEDKISALERAESTLVTSSGMNAIVATLLALVQPGAGHVVTTTECYSEARAFIRDKLSKMGIKVTFVELNDMDMLKAVLDQGEVTLFYTDCPTNPHLKCIDIKLVAELCHRKGALVCIDSTLASPINQKPLTLGADIVVHSATKYIAGHHDVIAGCISGSQALISRIRAWHHDLGGAISPDAAYMIIRGLKTMALRVETQNRTSLRMARLLENHPKIERVYYPGLLSSPWHDIAKSQMTGFGGVISFEVASDLHGVMRFIDALEIPFIATSLGGCESLVQQPAVMSFWGQSEEEKSKNGIKDNLVRFSFGIEKFEDLRDDIIQALEKI; from the exons ATGGCGCGGTCATCGTCTCCTATCGCCAACAATGGTTCTTCCACCGAGCAGCGCCGCCTGCTCCGCGCTCGCCGTTCTTCAAAGCGCGTCACTGCTTTCAGCCCGGAGGCGCTCCGTGGTGCCACCCTTCCCGGTGCAGAGCCAGAGCACCCTGCCGGTGTCGTCGCTGCCGCCACGGCTCCGAAGCGAGATTCTACTCTCTTTGATGAGACCCTGGCAGTCCATGCCGGGGAGAAGATGGGGAAGAACGGCTCCATGGACACAGACTCGATCGCGACGCCGATCGTGAGTGGCACGACGCACTGGTTCAAGAACTCAGACGACCTGATCGCGTTCAAGGAAGGCCGGCGCCACAGCTTCGAGTACGGTCGCTACGGCAATCCCACCGTGAAGGTCCTGGAGGACAAGATCAGCGCGCTCGAGAGGGCCGAGTCGACGCTGGTCACGTCATCCGGCATGAACGCCATCGTCGCCACGCTGCTCGCGCTCGTGCAGCCTGGCGCCGGCCACGTGGTGACCACCACAGAGTGCTACAGCGAGGCGCGCGCCTTCATCCGCGACAAGCTCTCCAAGATGGGCATCAAGGTGACATTCGTCGAGCTGAACGACATGGACATGCTCAAGGCCGTTCTTGACCAGGGCGAG GTTACACTCTTCTACACCGACTGTCCGACGAACCCCCACCTGAAGTGCATCGACATTAAGCTCGTCGCGGAGCTGTGTCACCGCAAAGGGGCTCTGGTGTGCATCGACAGCACCCTCGCCTCGCCCATCAATCAGAAGCcactcaccctcggggctgacatTGTCGTGCACTCCGCCACAAAGTACATCGCCGGCCATCACGAT GTCATCGCAGGATGCATTAGTGGATCTCAGGCGCTCATCTCTAGAATACGTGCGTGGCATCACGACCTCGGCGGCGCCATTAGTCCG GACGCAGCCTACATGATCATACGCGGCCTCAAGACAATGGCCCTACGCGTGGAGACGCAAAACCGCACTTCATTGCGCATGGCGCGCCTGCTCGAGAACCATCCCAAGATCGAGCGAGTGTACTACCCTGGTCTCCTGAGCAGCCCGTGGCACGACATTGCCAAGAGCCAGATGACTGGTTTCGGCGGTGTCATTAGCTTCGAGGTAGCCTCGGACCTGCATGGTGTCATGAGGTTCATCGACGCGCTGGAGATACCTTTCATCGCGACGTCGCTCGGTGGGTGTGAGAGCCTCGTGCAGCAGCCGGCGGTCATGTCCTTCTG GGGTCAGAGTGAGGAGGAGAAATCCAAGAATGGGATCAAAGACAACTTGGTGCGGTTTAGCTTCGGGATTGAGAAGTTTGAGGATCTTAGGGATGACATTATCCAAGCCCTGGAGAAGATTTAG